TATTGCGATCACTCCGTATGCTCCTTTGCCGGGCGACGGAGCGTGGACGTCACTAATGAACTACTATGGTGATTTCGATTCGGTTGCCGCAGTAGTCTGTTCAACGGCGACGCAGATGATGCTGCTCGCGCGCGATGATCCCGGCGCTTTGCTGATTTATTCGAAGAAAGTTGCCAGCGCCGTTGGCTTCAAGAAACTGCGTTGGGCGCAAAAAGAGCTGCGTATTCCGGCCAACGCCAAGACAATCATGGAATCGCCGCGCTGGCCTTTTATGACGACGTTCACGTACGTGACGACGCATATGAAGACCGATGTGGCCGCGGGCTTTCTGACCTTTTTGGTCTCGAACGACGGGCAAAAGATCGTCATGAATGAAGGCTACCGTCCAGCGTCCGTTCCGGTGCGGGTGATTCAATTGAAGACGCCGGAAGAGGAAGCGAGCGACTCGACGAAAGCGGATTCTACGGAAGTCGATTCTACGAGAACGGATTCGACAAAACTTGATACGACAGGAGAGGCGAGACTCGGTCATTGAGGCTCGCTTTCCTTTGAGCATACTAAACCAACTATAATTCGCGGAGCAATTTTGAAAACCACGGCGCTAACAGCCGAACATGCAGCCCTCGGCGCGAAGCTTGTTGACTTCGCCGGATATAAAATGCCCATTCAATACCGTTCGATCCGCGCGGAGCACTTGCGAGTGCGCAGCACGGTCGGGGTTTTCGACGTTTCCCATATGGGCGAGTTCATAGTCAGAGGAAAAGACCGGGAAGAATTTTTGCACTACGTCACGGTCAATGACGTCAAGTCGATGGTCGTCGGGCAAGCGCAGTATTCGTGCATGTGCCGTCCCGACGGCGGTATCGTTGATGACTTGTTGATTTACAAAGGCGACGATCACTTTATGGTGGTGGTCAATGCCTCGAATATGCAGAAGGATTGGGATTGGCTCTCGCAAAACCTGCGTGGCGACGTGACCATGGAAGACAAATCCGAGCAGACGTCGCTTCTGGCCGTGCAAGGGCGGAACGCGGTAGACGTGATTCAGAAGCTCACCAAGACTGACCTCTCTGCCATAAAATTCTATCACTTTGCGGTCGGAAGCGTTGCCGGCCGGGATGTGGTTATTGCGCGAACAGGTTACACGGGTGAAGATGGATTCGAACTCTATCTGAAGAATGAAGACGCCGTGCATGTCTGGCAGGAAGTACTGGACAAGGGGAAGGAGTTCGACATCGAGCCAGTGGGACTCGGCGCGCGTGATTCTCTCCGCCTCGAAATGAAGATGTGCCTGTACGGCAACGACATCGACGATACGACGCATCCGCTTGAAGCGGGCCTCGGTTGGATCACCAAGCTCGACAAAGGCGATTTCATTGGGCGAGACGTCCTGCTGAAGGCTAAGGAAAAAGGACTCACGCGCAAATTGGTGGCGATTGAGCTTGAAGGTTCCGCATTCCCACGCCATGGATATGTGATCCAAGATGCAAGCGGCAAAGAAATCGGAAAAGTGACATCTGGTACTGTTTCGCCAAGTCTCAACAAGGGTATTGCACTTGGATATGTACCGAGCGAGCTGTCAGCAATTGGCTCTGAAGTGTTTGTAGTTTGCCACAGCAAGCCAGTGAAATCGAAAGTCGTCAAACCGCCCTTCTACAAACGACCATACTGAGCGGACAACGACATGAACATCAGGGTATTCGCGACTCCAAGGGAGTGGAACGAGGATGACGTCCGCGGCGGAACGGCAATCATCATTGACGTGCTTCGCGCTTCATCGACCATTACGCAGGCGCTTGTCAACGGAGCACGCGAGGTTGTTCCCGTAGCGACCCCGGCCGAAGCGGGTGAGCTTGCAGCCAAGGCAGGTCGGGCAAACGTCGTGCTTGGCGGTGAACGTGACGGAAAACTTATCGAAGGATTCGATCTGGGAAACTCTCCGTTCGAGTATTCTGAAGACAGAGTCGGCGGTCGGACGGTGATTTTCGCGTCGACGAACGGTTCGCCGGCACTGGTCCGCGCGAAAACGGCCGAACATGTTGTTGTAGGCTGTTTCAACAATCTTTCATCCGTCGTAATGAGCGCGCGCGAAAAAAACCTCGACGTCGCTGTTGTCTGTTCCGGTCGCAACGGAAAATTCTCGTTGGAAGATTTTGTCTGTGCGGGAAAGATGGTAGAAGGATTGCTCGGACCGGGAAGCGAAGCGGCAAACGACGGCGCGCAGGGTTCCCTTGATCTCTTTCGTTATTACCGTTCGCAGATTCCTGAAGTCGTTCACTACAGCTATCACGGAAAATTTCTCGCTGGACTCGGATTCGTCAACGACCTCGAACACTGCTCAAAAGTCGATATTCACAATATCGTTCCGACGCTGATAGAGGGGAAGGTAAGACTACCTAAGTCAAATGGCAACTTCCAAGCAGGCTGAACAACACACCAAATCAACTGAGCGCTCGCCAACACCAATTATGGCGGGCCTCTTGTTGTTGGGGTTTGCCCTTCTCTTGTTTGTTGCGGTTGCAACTCATTCTACTCAGGATTTCCCTTATCGCGATTTTGGAGCTGCGCCGGACAATGCCGCTGGGAGATTCGGCGAGTACATGTCTGCGTTGCTTGGTCCCTTATTTATGGGCCAATGGCCCGCAGTGGTTTTCCCGTTTATCATTGGTCTATGGGGTTGGACGCTTGTGCGCAGGCACTCGCGCCGCAGCGCCGTGATTGTTTCCGTTTGGACGCTTGCGTTAGGGCTATGGAGCTCCACGAGCATCGGCGTGATTGGTGACCTTGTTCACAGGGATAATATTTCGTCGTACTATGCGCAATCGGGCGAGTTCGGATTCTGGAGCGCGCACCAACTGATTTTGCTTGCGGGCAGGTTTGGCGCAGTGTTGGCCATGCTGGTCTTGATGCTCGTTGGTCTGACCATGACGATGGCGGGATTTGCGGAGTGGATTGAACGACGGGCGGCACAGACCGCGCAGATTGCCGGGAAGGCAAAGAGTCTTCCGCTTCCTTCAGTAGTTCCCGCTTGGCGGTTCTTGAAAAATTGGATGGCTTCGAAAAAAGAGCCTGAAGAGACCATTCCCACGGTCGACATAGACCGGGTGCGAGAGACTCCGTCGCAACACGAGACGGCAGAACCTCTGCCGCGAGTTGCGGCGGCGGATGGTCACGCTGGGAAAGTTCTCCACAATTTGGGCGAAGAGATCGACCCTTTGACCGGCGCGCGCAGGGCAACCGTTCGTGCTTCGGAACAAATGACCATGTCGGTGGACGACCATTCGGGTTACGTATTTCCAGCAGCAGACTGTTTCAACTTGCCTCCGGCCGACCGCATTGGCGGAATGTCACGCGACGAACAGCAGCACAATGCTGAGTTGCTCGAGAAAAGTCTCGACACATTTGGAGTGAAAGCACAAGTAACGCAAGTAAATCCCGGCCCCGTGATTACTCAGTTTGAGCTTGCCCCTGCGCCGGGTGTTAAGGTTGCGCGAATAGAGTCACTGGCGGATGATCTCGCCTTGGCACTGCGCGCCAGAGGATTGAGAATTCTCGCGCCTATTCCCGGCAAGGCAGCCGTCGGTGTTGAAATGGCCAACCCAAAACCTGCGCTCGTGACATTCAGGGAAGTCGTCGAATCGCAGCAGTTTCAAACGGCAAAGTCGAAACTGACCATTGCTCTGGGTCGCACGGTCAATGGAGAAATTCTCACGGCGGACTTAGGCTCGCTTCCGCATCTCTTGATCGCGGGGACGACCGGTTCAGGGAAATCCGTCTGCGTGAACGCTATTATTACGTCGATTCTGCTCCGTGCGACTCCCGAAGAAGTTCAATTCGTGATGATCGATCCCAAGAAGCTCGAGCTTGCGGCATACAACGAACTTCGAAATCATCATCTGACTCACAGGCCAGATCTGAGCGAACATGTAATCACGAAGCCCGACGAGGCCGTGAAAGTGCTTCGAAGCTGCCTCGTTGAAATGGAGCGGCGGTACGACATGTTAGCAGAGCGCGGCGCGCGCCAGCTTTCGGAGTACAATGTGATGGTGAAGGAGGATCCGCGCGAAGGGGATCGTCCCCTTCCGTACATCGTCGTACTTATCGACGAGCTTGCGGACTTGATGGTGACTGCTCAGCGCGAAGTTGAAGAACCCATTGCGCGATTGGCACAGCTTGCTCGCGCTGTTGGCATACATATGGTCGTTGCCACGCAGCGGCCGTCCGTAGACGTTATCACAGGAGTCATCAAAGCGAACTTCCCCGCGCGTATCGCGTTTCGAGTTGCCATGAAAGTAGACTCCCGGACGATTCTGGATACGAACGGAGCCGAGATGCTCTTGGGGCAAGGCGACATGCTTTTTCAACATCCCGAAGAACCCGCGCCGCAACGTGTGCAGGGCGCGCTTCTGACGTCTTCTGAGATTGCAAGAGTAATTACCCATATACGAAAACAACCGCCTCCGCGCGCCAAGCTGGTGCTTCCGCTCGATCAGCAGGAAGAGCGTGAAGGAGCAGTTGTGGACGGACAACTCGAAGGGCGGGATCCGTTATTCCTCGAGGCGGCAAAAATTGTCGTGCGCACTGGACAAGGCAGCGTTTCGATCTTACAGCGTCGCTTGAAGGTTGGTTACAGTAGAGCAGCAAGATTAATTGACCAGCTCGAGCGAGCAGGCGTCGTCGGGCCGTTTGACGGATCGAAAGCGCGGGCGGTGCTGGCAGACGAACAGACATTGATGGACCTTGAACAACAATAAGATACTTATAGCACTGCTTCTGCTTTTCGGCAACGCATGGGCAAACAAGACTGCCGAGGAGTTCTATTCCAGCGTGGAACGGCATTTGCGCTCTTTGCCTTCGCTTGAAATAGGTTACCGCGCCTCAGGGCCGGATTTCCCCGAAGGCGGGATCGAAGGACGACTTGTCTTTCGCAGGCCCGATGGCTTTTATCACGATACTCCCGAATGGACGCAGTGCGAAACAGGCAGCGTCCAGTGGCGATACCTGAAGGAACAAGAGACTCTCCTGATAGAAGACGCGGAAGGGCGCTCCGAATGGACTCCGGAGGCCGTGTTGCTGAGCTTAAACAGGGAACTTGCTCCGTTCGATATTGTTGCGCAGGAAAACGGCGACACACTCTTGATTCTGGACGCGGTTTCAGAACAGGTGTCGGGGCAGGTTGATATGGTATTTGCCGCGAACAAACGGGTTCCGAAGGAAATCGAGTTCAAAGGCGACGATGGCATCGGGAGTCGTTATGAGATCCTGATGTGGAATGAAACCGTGGATTTGGACAGCAGTTTGTTCATTCCCCCGGCCGTTCCAAATGAAAACAGGATTGATTTTCGACAACAGTAACGAATTGACATAGATGAAAAGTCGCACCTCGAAGATTCTCCTGAGCCTCGGCATCAGTGGGTTCTTTTTGTATCTGACTGCATTCACGCCGCATTTCGCGTCGCTGTTCACCGGCAAAATGTCTATAGGCGAAGCGCTGTTCGGATCACCAAGGTTCAATTTGAGCGAATTGGGCGGCGTGATCGCGAATGCAAGGTGGTCAAACATCGTCATTGCGGGTTTTGTGTTTTATGCGACACAATTCTTGCGCGCGTGGCGCTGGCAGTTGATGCTTAAGACCTTAACCGAGATTAAGTTGACCCCGACGTTTGGGGCAATGACTATCGGCTATATGGCAAACAACTTGCTGCCGATGCGCTTGGGCGAAGTCTACCGGGCTCAGGTAATCTATCAGTTGACGGGTCTCTCGCGAACGGCGGCTTTCGGAACGATCGTCGCGGAGCGTGTGGTCGACTTGATTTACATGGTTCCCTATATCGTTGCCGCACTCTTGATCTATCCGCTGCCGGGCAATCTTGAGATGGGCGCGTACATAATGTCTGCGGCGGCTGTCTTGATTGGTGGTTTCAGCCTATGGCTTGGCGTTGACCGTGAGCGCGCTCTTTCGATTGCCGGTTTCTTTTTGAAGATATTTCCCGACAAGTTCAGAGAAAAGATTCTCGGTTTTCTCTCGACGTTTAGCGCGGGTTTAGGCGTGATGGGCCGCAAAGATCTGTTCTGGCAAATGGCGATATCTTCGCTGGCGCTGTGGGCGATGTATACATACATGGTCTATTTGATTATGGCGGCAGTTGGGCTTACCGGCCCTGAGTATCCGATGATCCACGACGATCTTGTCGGATCGGTGCTGGTGATGCTTGTTGTGACGACCATCGGTTTTGTGATTCCCGGAGCACCGGGAGCAGTAGGAACGTATCACGGAATCGCAGTGCTCGGATTGAGCCTGTTTAACGTGCCGGGTGATCGCGCGGCGGGTTTCGCCGTATTGCTGCATGCACTAAACTACATTCCTCTGACGTTGGTCGGACTGCTATTCTTCTGGAAGTACGGTTTCTCATTTCATGATCGAGACAAACTGGTTGCTTCTGACTCGGAAGTGAGTGACATGGACGCGGGATCAGACCGCTTACCCAAAGCTGTGAGGTAATTTTGGATTTCAAAGACAACACAGGGCGTTTTTCGGAGTATTTCCGCATTCTGTTCAGGGGGCGCTGGATCATCATCGGCTGCTTCTTCGCCGTGGTAGCGGCAACGACGTATTTGACGTATCGAATGCAGCCGGTATATGTCGCTTCTGCGAGCGTCTTGCTTCTCGATACGGACCCGGTGGACGTTACCATTCGAGACGCGAATCCCGCTCCGTTCAAGAAATCAAGAAATCTGAACGAGTCGGAATTGATGGGAAGCCGCAGAATCGCGGAAGACGTATTGAGGTCGTTGGCGGATTCTCCCTACAAGTCCGAGCTCAACATCATGCGAGAGTCGGATGCACTGGGGAACACGATAACGTTTGACGACCGTGTCCGCAGGCTTCGTGACAATACAAGCATTGAGAACCTTAAGGGATCAGATGTTCTGCAGGTTTCTGTCCGTGCGTCCTCTGCATTTGAATCATCATTCCTCGCTAACGCAATCGCCGAGGAATATTATCGCTATAAGCTGCGCGCCGCGCGCGGCGAGATTTCCGAAATCAGGCAATTTCTCGAGCAGCAGCTTGAAGTGGTCCGTGATCAGCTGTCACAATCAGAAGAACTCGAACGGGCATACAAAGAAAGCCGCGGAGTGTCGTCGTTGGATGACGAATCGCGTGCCTTGGTTGACCAGTCGACTCAGATGCACGCGCTTTACAATCAAACGGAAAGTGACCTGAATGCCGAGTTACGACGGATGGACTACCTTAAGCGGCAGCTTGAAGACACGCGCGGAACGATGGTTGAGGACATGAGTAACATCACGAGTCCGATCATCGAAACCCTTCAAAGAGAAATTGCGGAGAAGCAGTCGCGTTTGGCGGCGTTGGTGTCCAATCCCGGTCCGGGTACGGAAGTCACGGTCAATTCTCTTGAGAACGAAATTGAGACGATCAAAGGCAAATTGGCGGAGGAAGTGCGAAAGATCGCCAGCGGCAGAGGTTCGCTCGATCCGCTCAGAACTTCGCAAAATCTTTTTGAGGAAGTGCTGAAGAGCGAAGTCGAAATCAAGGCGTTGACGGCACGCGCCGAAGCTCTTCGCGAGGCCATCGCCAATATCGACTATGATTTGGATCAATTGCCGGAAAAGGCTCTGGTGTTGGCGCGTTTGACGCGTGACAGCAAGCTGAACGAAGACCTGTATCTGATGCTCAATGAGAAGTACGAAGAGACTCGGATCAGCGAAGCGGCGAAATCGGCCGGTGTGGAGATCGTCGACACGGCCAAGCCGCCTGAAGTGCCGGTGAAGCCGCGCAAGAAACTCAATATTCTTTTCGGAATGTTGTTTGGACTCGGGCTTGGAGTCGGCATAACTTTGTTGATTGACTTGTTGGATGATACCATCAAGACGCCGGAAGAGCTTGAGCGGATGAACTTGACGGCGCTCGGCACGATCCCGATCGTGAACATCGAGGACATTCGCCGCCGCATGAAACGGCAAGGCAAAGAGCTGACGGCGCAAGACGAAGCACGGATTGAGTCTAAGATGATCACGCGGTTCTCGCCGAAGTCTCCGATTAGCGAGGCATATAGAAGTCTTCGGACGAACATCCAGTTTTCGGATATTGACAATCCGAAACGAGTGATTCTGATGACGTCTTCGGCGACCAAAGAAGGCAAGTCAACGACGTGTGTAAACCTTGCGATCACATTTGCCCAAACCGGATCGCGTGTGTTGCTTGTGGACAGCGATTTGCGCCGTCCCACTCTGCACAATTTCTTCAATCTGGACAAGATGTACGGATTGAGCAACGTGTTGATTGGTTCACTTGCATTTTCGGATGTGATTAAGCGAACTGAAGTGGAGAATCTCGATGTGATCACGGCCGGCGACATCCCGCCGAATCCCGCTGAAATGGTCGCATCCGAGCGCATGAAGGCCTTTTTGGAAGAAGCTCGTTCTCGTTACGACGTCGTGATGCTTGACAGTCCCCCGGTTGTGGCCGTGACGGATGCCGCGATCTTGACGACTAGAGCGGATGCGACTATCGTGGTTGTAAGCTCCGGCATGACGGGCCGCAGTGAACTGAAGCGCGCGCTTGGCCTGATCGAAAGCGTGGGTTCGCACGTACTCGGCGTAATATTGAACGGACTCGACATCAAGAAGATGTACGGTTCGTACTATTACTACTTCCATTACTATCAGTACTACTACTATTACGGGTCCGAAACCGGTAAGAAGAAGAAAAAGAAGACCGGTGTAAAACGGCACCGCGAGGCGAAGATGCCTTCCGATGTCTCGGACGTAACGTAGAGTTTCCTTCAACCCGCTTCGAACCGCTCCGCTGCAAAACTGCTTTGCGGCGGAGCGTCTACTTTACTCCTCTCCCCATCCATTGGAAGAACTTACTCGCACCTATCCAGACAGCTTCGAAATTGAAGGTGGTTTCATGCTTCGTTCGCCAGCTAAGGTGAACTTGCTTCTGCGTATTCTTGGCAAGCGAGCCGATGGATACCACGAATTAGAAACTGTTTTCCAAGAGCTCGACTGGTACGATGAATTGGAGTTTCGTGATGACGATTCATTCACACTTGAGGTTCAAGGAGCCGATCTGCCCTCCGGGGAATCGAACTTGGTTGTGAAGGCCGCTCGGCTGCTGTCAAAGGCCGCCGGAGTCGGATGCCGTGGTCGGCTGGTTCTCAAGAAGAATCTTCCCGTGCAGGGTGGGGTAGGGGGAGGCTCATCGAATGCGGCGATCGCCTTGTTGGGCCTGAATCGTCTTTGGCGGCTAAACTGGCCTGTTTCCCGGCTTGACAGCCTTGCCAAGGAACTTGGAGCCGACTGCCCGTTTTTCCTCTACGGTGGGCTGGCCAGGGCCACTGGCCGTGGGGATGTGATAGAACCGCTCAAGGGCAGAAGTGAGGGGATGTTTGTGCTGGTTTGCCCGCCTTTTGGGGTCGAGACGGCGTGGGCCTTTTCCCAAGTCAGGGTACCCTTGACAGAAGTGGAGAAGAATGTTATATTTAGTCCTCTGTGGTCATCAGGAAGAGGTGAGTCGCACCCTGTTGATTTTCTCTCTAACGATTTGGAAAATATAGTTTTCCAGAGGCATGAGGGACTTATCGGGTTACGAGATTCCCTGCTTGAGGCTGGAGCAGTTGCATCCCTCTTGTCCGGAAGTGGGTCAACTGTTTTCGGAATTTTTGAATCACACGAGCAGGCCGACGCTGCAAAGCGAAAGCTGGAAACAGAATTAGACTTACGGATTACGGTGTGCCGCGCCGTGGCTCGGAGCAGAAATGAAAGTCCCCGCTAAAGGGGAAAAAGGTCATACTTGCATGGGAAGCAAGGGGTGAAATCTTGACCATCACAGAGATTCACGTCAATCTACGCGACGAAGAAAAGCTAAAAGCATTCGTCAATATTACTTTTGATGACGTATTCGTCATTCGAGGTTTGAAGATCATCGAGGGCAAAGATGGCTTGTTCGTTTGCATGCCCAGCCGCAAGCTGGAGGATGGCACGTACAAGGATATTGCCCACCCGATCACGAACGAGTTTCGTCGGCAGATGGAGTCTCAAATACTCGAAGAATTCAACAGACTTTCCGACGAAGCATCGGCCAGTCCGGCAGCACCCGGTCATGGAGACGGTGTCACGAGTTGAGAGGATTATTTTCATACTGGGGCGTCGCCAAGTTGGTAAGGCAGCAGGTTTTGGTCCTGCCATTCGGAGGTTCGAGTCCTTCCGCCCCAGCGAGTTGGACAGTGAATCCCTGTGGTTCGCATCGCTGACGTGTAACGGAGACACGTATTGTATCGCAGCTACGAACTAAAGATCTTCAGCGGAACTGCTCATAGAGCGCTTGGTGAACGCATTGCAGCGTCGCTTGGCCTTCCGCTCGGTGAAGTAAAAATTAGCCGGTTCTCCGACGGGGAAATCGGTGTGCAGTTTGAGGAAAACATTCGCGGCCGCGATGTTTTTCTGGTGCAGCCGACTTGCCCGCCTGCGGAAAACCTGCTCGAATTGCTGATCATGGTGGATGCTGCCAAGCGAGCGTCAGCCGGCCGCATCACGGCAGTGATTCCATACTATGGCTACGCGCGGCAGGATCGCAAGGACGGCCCACGTGTCGCGATCACGTCAAGACTTGTAGCGGACCTGCTTCAGGCCGCCGGGATTCACCGAATCCTGACGATGGACCTGCACGCGCCGCAGATTCAGGGCTTCTTTAATATTCCCTTTGACCACTTGATGGCTTCACGGCTGTTCATTGATCTTTTTACGATGCACCCTGTGGAGAATCTCACGATTGTCGCTCCGGACGTAGGATCCACGAAGCTCGCCCGGTTCTACGCCAACTACATGAAGACGGACTTTGTGATTGTCGACAAGCACCGCACCGGTCCGAATCAGGCCGTTGCGATGAATCTGATTGGCGACGTGCGAGGCAAAAACTGTTTGATAGTCGATGATATCGTAGATACTGCGGGTACGCTTGCCGCAACCGTAAGGATGTTGAAAGAGCGCGGAGCCTTGGATATCTACGGTGCGATAACTCACCCGGTGCTTTCGGGACAGGCCGTTGACCGGATTGAATCAAGTGATATGGCCGCGATGTGGGTGACGGATTCTCTTCCGACGCCGCGCGAGCAT
This region of Calditrichota bacterium genomic DNA includes:
- a CDS encoding substrate-binding domain-containing protein, producing MMILLRVMLCAVVILGCKKVPEETFTKGAARIGASDAVYDLARYEAETYCDVHQQATINIWRYSTQSLLDSLISERVEEVFIDRALSHEESLSFTSHEMRLFTYPVAHYPIYLLIHDSVAVDAIDSLGLKRILEGTATSWKEFGGDDIAITPYAPLPGDGAWTSLMNYYGDFDSVAAVVCSTATQMMLLARDDPGALLIYSKKVASAVGFKKLRWAQKELRIPANAKTIMESPRWPFMTTFTYVTTHMKTDVAAGFLTFLVSNDGQKIVMNEGYRPASVPVRVIQLKTPEEEASDSTKADSTEVDSTRTDSTKLDTTGEARLGH
- the gcvT gene encoding glycine cleavage system aminomethyltransferase GcvT produces the protein MKTTALTAEHAALGAKLVDFAGYKMPIQYRSIRAEHLRVRSTVGVFDVSHMGEFIVRGKDREEFLHYVTVNDVKSMVVGQAQYSCMCRPDGGIVDDLLIYKGDDHFMVVVNASNMQKDWDWLSQNLRGDVTMEDKSEQTSLLAVQGRNAVDVIQKLTKTDLSAIKFYHFAVGSVAGRDVVIARTGYTGEDGFELYLKNEDAVHVWQEVLDKGKEFDIEPVGLGARDSLRLEMKMCLYGNDIDDTTHPLEAGLGWITKLDKGDFIGRDVLLKAKEKGLTRKLVAIELEGSAFPRHGYVIQDASGKEIGKVTSGTVSPSLNKGIALGYVPSELSAIGSEVFVVCHSKPVKSKVVKPPFYKRPY
- a CDS encoding 2-phosphosulfolactate phosphatase, with protein sequence MNIRVFATPREWNEDDVRGGTAIIIDVLRASSTITQALVNGAREVVPVATPAEAGELAAKAGRANVVLGGERDGKLIEGFDLGNSPFEYSEDRVGGRTVIFASTNGSPALVRAKTAEHVVVGCFNNLSSVVMSAREKNLDVAVVCSGRNGKFSLEDFVCAGKMVEGLLGPGSEAANDGAQGSLDLFRYYRSQIPEVVHYSYHGKFLAGLGFVNDLEHCSKVDIHNIVPTLIEGKVRLPKSNGNFQAG
- a CDS encoding DNA translocase FtsK 4TM domain-containing protein, which translates into the protein MATSKQAEQHTKSTERSPTPIMAGLLLLGFALLLFVAVATHSTQDFPYRDFGAAPDNAAGRFGEYMSALLGPLFMGQWPAVVFPFIIGLWGWTLVRRHSRRSAVIVSVWTLALGLWSSTSIGVIGDLVHRDNISSYYAQSGEFGFWSAHQLILLAGRFGAVLAMLVLMLVGLTMTMAGFAEWIERRAAQTAQIAGKAKSLPLPSVVPAWRFLKNWMASKKEPEETIPTVDIDRVRETPSQHETAEPLPRVAAADGHAGKVLHNLGEEIDPLTGARRATVRASEQMTMSVDDHSGYVFPAADCFNLPPADRIGGMSRDEQQHNAELLEKSLDTFGVKAQVTQVNPGPVITQFELAPAPGVKVARIESLADDLALALRARGLRILAPIPGKAAVGVEMANPKPALVTFREVVESQQFQTAKSKLTIALGRTVNGEILTADLGSLPHLLIAGTTGSGKSVCVNAIITSILLRATPEEVQFVMIDPKKLELAAYNELRNHHLTHRPDLSEHVITKPDEAVKVLRSCLVEMERRYDMLAERGARQLSEYNVMVKEDPREGDRPLPYIVVLIDELADLMVTAQREVEEPIARLAQLARAVGIHMVVATQRPSVDVITGVIKANFPARIAFRVAMKVDSRTILDTNGAEMLLGQGDMLFQHPEEPAPQRVQGALLTSSEIARVITHIRKQPPPRAKLVLPLDQQEEREGAVVDGQLEGRDPLFLEAAKIVVRTGQGSVSILQRRLKVGYSRAARLIDQLERAGVVGPFDGSKARAVLADEQTLMDLEQQ
- a CDS encoding flippase-like domain-containing protein gives rise to the protein MKSRTSKILLSLGISGFFLYLTAFTPHFASLFTGKMSIGEALFGSPRFNLSELGGVIANARWSNIVIAGFVFYATQFLRAWRWQLMLKTLTEIKLTPTFGAMTIGYMANNLLPMRLGEVYRAQVIYQLTGLSRTAAFGTIVAERVVDLIYMVPYIVAALLIYPLPGNLEMGAYIMSAAAVLIGGFSLWLGVDRERALSIAGFFLKIFPDKFREKILGFLSTFSAGLGVMGRKDLFWQMAISSLALWAMYTYMVYLIMAAVGLTGPEYPMIHDDLVGSVLVMLVVTTIGFVIPGAPGAVGTYHGIAVLGLSLFNVPGDRAAGFAVLLHALNYIPLTLVGLLFFWKYGFSFHDRDKLVASDSEVSDMDAGSDRLPKAVR
- a CDS encoding polysaccharide biosynthesis tyrosine autokinase, yielding MDFKDNTGRFSEYFRILFRGRWIIIGCFFAVVAATTYLTYRMQPVYVASASVLLLDTDPVDVTIRDANPAPFKKSRNLNESELMGSRRIAEDVLRSLADSPYKSELNIMRESDALGNTITFDDRVRRLRDNTSIENLKGSDVLQVSVRASSAFESSFLANAIAEEYYRYKLRAARGEISEIRQFLEQQLEVVRDQLSQSEELERAYKESRGVSSLDDESRALVDQSTQMHALYNQTESDLNAELRRMDYLKRQLEDTRGTMVEDMSNITSPIIETLQREIAEKQSRLAALVSNPGPGTEVTVNSLENEIETIKGKLAEEVRKIASGRGSLDPLRTSQNLFEEVLKSEVEIKALTARAEALREAIANIDYDLDQLPEKALVLARLTRDSKLNEDLYLMLNEKYEETRISEAAKSAGVEIVDTAKPPEVPVKPRKKLNILFGMLFGLGLGVGITLLIDLLDDTIKTPEELERMNLTALGTIPIVNIEDIRRRMKRQGKELTAQDEARIESKMITRFSPKSPISEAYRSLRTNIQFSDIDNPKRVILMTSSATKEGKSTTCVNLAITFAQTGSRVLLVDSDLRRPTLHNFFNLDKMYGLSNVLIGSLAFSDVIKRTEVENLDVITAGDIPPNPAEMVASERMKAFLEEARSRYDVVMLDSPPVVAVTDAAILTTRADATIVVVSSGMTGRSELKRALGLIESVGSHVLGVILNGLDIKKMYGSYYYYFHYYQYYYYYGSETGKKKKKKTGVKRHREAKMPSDVSDVT
- the ispE gene encoding 4-(cytidine 5'-diphospho)-2-C-methyl-D-erythritol kinase, encoding MEELTRTYPDSFEIEGGFMLRSPAKVNLLLRILGKRADGYHELETVFQELDWYDELEFRDDDSFTLEVQGADLPSGESNLVVKAARLLSKAAGVGCRGRLVLKKNLPVQGGVGGGSSNAAIALLGLNRLWRLNWPVSRLDSLAKELGADCPFFLYGGLARATGRGDVIEPLKGRSEGMFVLVCPPFGVETAWAFSQVRVPLTEVEKNVIFSPLWSSGRGESHPVDFLSNDLENIVFQRHEGLIGLRDSLLEAGAVASLLSGSGSTVFGIFESHEQADAAKRKLETELDLRITVCRAVARSRNESPR
- a CDS encoding septation protein SpoVG family protein, translated to MTITEIHVNLRDEEKLKAFVNITFDDVFVIRGLKIIEGKDGLFVCMPSRKLEDGTYKDIAHPITNEFRRQMESQILEEFNRLSDEASASPAAPGHGDGVTS
- a CDS encoding ribose-phosphate pyrophosphokinase, which encodes MYRSYELKIFSGTAHRALGERIAASLGLPLGEVKISRFSDGEIGVQFEENIRGRDVFLVQPTCPPAENLLELLIMVDAAKRASAGRITAVIPYYGYARQDRKDGPRVAITSRLVADLLQAAGIHRILTMDLHAPQIQGFFNIPFDHLMASRLFIDLFTMHPVENLTIVAPDVGSTKLARFYANYMKTDFVIVDKHRTGPNQAVAMNLIGDVRGKNCLIVDDIVDTAGTLAATVRMLKERGALDIYGAITHPVLSGQAVDRIESSDMAAMWVTDSLPTPREHHYNKIRKLSTAKLFAGAIQRIHEEESISHLFLDDHEETRESMVDQAQLEAMAGIISSD